In Halapricum desulfuricans, a single window of DNA contains:
- a CDS encoding 4a-hydroxytetrahydrobiopterin dehydratase has translation MSDLLSDDEIDRQLPNGWERDGEEITRAFEFDSYLPGVGFASAVGGLAEEAWHHPEITITWGEVEVRLTTHDAGGITEKDIELAGRCNEIYE, from the coding sequence ATGAGCGACCTGCTCTCGGACGACGAGATCGACCGTCAGCTACCGAACGGATGGGAACGGGACGGCGAGGAGATCACCAGGGCCTTCGAGTTCGACTCGTATCTCCCGGGCGTGGGGTTCGCGTCCGCGGTGGGCGGCCTCGCCGAGGAGGCCTGGCACCACCCCGAGATCACGATCACGTGGGGCGAGGTCGAGGTGCGGCTGACGACTCACGACGCGGGCGGGATCACCGAGAAAGACATCGAGCTCGCCGGACGCTGCAACGAGATTTACGAGTGA